A genomic window from Camelina sativa cultivar DH55 chromosome 2, Cs, whole genome shotgun sequence includes:
- the LOC104754811 gene encoding putative F-box/LRR-repeat protein At4g00320 — MGSRKKGFGSRKKGFDDYGDIISGLPDDILCHILTFLPTKEAASTTALAKRWKPLLKYVPNLDFDDSIYFHPRRSKDSTSFMIFVNGVLALQENAALKRFHLKCEDDVDESQVLDWIPKVLKRGVLDIDLHLSSSRNCAYSLNTLPSEIFVSKTLVRLKIQFRSGVSIEVDGDISLPKLKTLHLDCFRIDTPMFNKLLSGCRALEELVLVNLMWDERVEPKPYFATVSIPALKRLVYSRFRETRFFDEGDDFNQFVSLLFDNPNLVYLKYSDTLADRYQVSFNSLVEAKLKLRRTSGNIAKDKINVTRLLTGICNVKILYLSYATIKVLGLCRVTMPVFENLIQLTIKTALDVGWEPLLPLLKNSPNLQTLVFEGLHHKYAFKCWDDDEDEDEEECDCKYQDELWVEKVVDTCLSSSPVKVIKIFNFGEICYREEDIEDQIEQVMQFLRTMPELEQVILYYDSPEDEDLMKLYKDLHELPTVASANCEVRLIFPNLSTTISIRKGNLL; from the exons ATGGGTTCGAGAAAGAAGGGTTTTGGTTCGAGAAAGAAGGGTTTTGATGATTATGGAGATATAATCAGCGGTTTACCAGACGACATTCTTTGTCACATCTTAACCTTTCTTCCAACAAAAGAAGCTGCTTCAACTACTGCTCTAGCAAAAAGATGGAAGCCTTTGCTTAAGTATGTACCCAATCTTGATTTTGATGACTCCATCTATTTCCATCCTCGACGAAGTAAGGATTCTAcaagttttatgatttttgtgaATGGTGTATTGGCTTTGCAAGAGAATGCTGCGTTGAAAAGATTCCACCTCAAGTGTGAAGATGATGTGGACGAGTCTCAGGTGTTGGATTGGATACCCAAAGTGTTGAAACGTGGTGTGTTAGATATTGATCTACACCTCTCTTCGTCTCGGAATTGTGCCTACTCTTTAAATACTCTGCCTTCTGAGATCTTCGTGAGCAAGACACTGGTTAGGCTGAAGATACAGTTTAGGAGTGGCGTCAGCATTGAGGTGGACGGTGATATTTCTCTTCCGAAGCTTAAGACCCTCCATCTTGACTGTTTTCGGATTGATACACCTATGTTTAACAAGCTTCTTTCTGGATGCCGCGCTCTCGAAGAATTAGTGCTGGTTAATTTGATGTGGGACGAGCGTGTGGAACCTAAACCTTACTTCGCGACCGTGTCTATCCCAGCCCTCAAGAGACTAGTGTATTCTCGTTTTCGTGAGACTAGATTTTTTGATGAGGGTGATGATTTTAACCAGTTTGTGTCATTGTTATTTGACAACCCGAATCTGGTCTACCTCAAGTACTCGGATACTCTCGCGGATAGGTATCAAGTGAGTTTTAACTCGCTCGTTGAAGCTAAGCTCAAACTTAGAAGGACATCTGGCAATATTGCAAAGGACAAGATTAATGTAACAAGACTTCTCACGGGAATATGCAATGTTAAGATTCTCTACTTGTCTTATGCCACCATCAAG GTACTTGGTCTCTGCCGTGTAACAATGCCGGTATTCGAGAACCTTATTCAGTTAACTATTAAGACTGCATTAGATGTAGGATGGGAACCATTGCTACCTCTACTCAAGAATTCTCCAAATCTACAAACCCTTGTCTTCGAG gGACTGCATCACAAATATGCATTTAAATGTTGGGACGATGACGAGGACGAGGACGAGGAAGAATGTGACTGCAAATATCAAGATGAATTATGGGTGGAAAAGGTTGTTGATACTTGTCTATCATCAAGCCCGGTGAAGGTTATAAAGATATTTAACTTTGGTGAAATTTGTTATCGGGAAGAAGACATAGAGGACCAGATAGAGCAGGTCATGCAATTCTTAAGGACAATGCCGGAACTCGAACAAGTGATATTGTACTACGATTCACCAGAAGATGAAGATTTGATGAAACTATACAAGGACCTTCACGAGCTTCCTACTGTGGCATCAGCCAACTGTGAGGTCCGGCTAATCTTCCCCAACTTATCAACTACTATCTCCATTAGAAAGGGTAATCTTCTTTAG
- the LOC104754820 gene encoding uncharacterized protein LOC104754820: MRKVAKDPEDKVDVEFSELGEHYGEGSVTLSSFLGLVREHVPVVLDDWRKVDKQTKDTLWEAVQARFNLREEWQKDAVLKQMGGIWRSGKSKLSNQVRDAKSTTERNSLKPSNISSIATWNSWIKSRSTAAFKEKSNKFREMRKKQIPHTTSRQGMFRLGQKCVDPRTVTRSKIWIAGHTHADGRPVKPEFADTIEQIKSLDNQMDSTSGSFNIKEDDVSKVLGIDKPGCVKGMGRGITATKLAHLHARDSKIEELQIEV, from the exons ATGCGTAAAGTGGCGAAGGATCCTGAGGACAAAGTAGATGTGGAATTCAGTGAGCTTGGTGAGCACTACGGAGAAGGTTCAGTAACACTATCATCTTTTCTTGGTCTTGTCCGGGAACATGTTCCGGTAGTACTTGATGACTGGAGGAAAGTCGATAAGCAGACGAAGGATACATTATGGGAAGCAGTTCAG GCACGATTTAATTTAAGAGAAGAGTGGCAGAAGGATGCTGTTTTAAAACAAATGGGTGGTATTTGGAGGAGTGGAAAGTCTAAGCTGTCAAACCAAGTTCGAGATGCAAAGAGTACTACAGAGAGGAATTCATTAAAACCAAGTAACATCTCATCTATTGCAACTTGGAACTCTTGGATTAAAAGTAGGAGTACAGCAGCTTTTAAG GAAAAAAGCAACAAGTTTAGAGAAATGAGGAAGAAACAGATTCCTCACACCACTAGTCGCCAAGGAATGTTTAGACTAGGTCAAAAATG TGTAGACCCTAGAACGGTCACTAGAAGTAAGATCTGGATTGCAGGACACACACATGCTGACGGCAGACCTGTGAAGCCCGAGTTTGCTGACACTATT GAACAAATCAAATCACTTGATAATCAAATGGACTCAACAAGCGgttcttttaatattaaagaGGATGATGTGAGCAAAGTGTTGGGAATTGACAAACCTGGATGCGTCAAAGGGATGGGCAGAGGGATTACTGCTACCAAGCTAGCACACCTTCATGCCAGAGATTCTAAAATTGAAGAATTGCAAATCGAGGTTTAG